A window of Streptomyces armeniacus contains these coding sequences:
- a CDS encoding TRAP transporter large permease subunit: MGIVILVIMAVGVAAMLSRKLPTAFALVLLGVAVAVVADAPLTGKNSLMDSVLQEGAVMLASTMVAILLGSWLGKLLDETGIASTLVRKIVEFGGDRPTIVALGVLGVSLLVGTVTGSAPAAMLAGIIGIPAMIAVGIPKITAAGTILMGIAAGMPFELPVWQFFSTALDLPVPTVRGFMLKLFPFALFFAVLFVLVESRRRGVEHTWSLRSPEKRASRSRRLGDAPWYALLTPAVPMILALGFELAIIPSMLAGVLYALFTTTRPREMNARLLRTLYAAFDVAAAPIALFIAIGVLLTAVQLPGAVDALEPLVESVSPQNQVLFVLLFTVLVPLCLYRGPLNVFGLGAGIAGVLIATGIYPAMAVLGLTTSYNQVLGVADPTSTQTVWSAQYSGVSPQQVMVRTLPYVWCVALGGLCVTAALYL; the protein is encoded by the coding sequence ATGGGCATCGTCATCCTGGTGATCATGGCGGTCGGCGTCGCCGCCATGCTCAGCCGCAAACTGCCCACCGCGTTCGCCCTGGTGCTGCTCGGGGTGGCCGTCGCGGTGGTCGCGGACGCGCCGTTGACCGGCAAGAACAGCCTCATGGACAGCGTCCTCCAGGAGGGCGCCGTGATGCTGGCGTCCACCATGGTCGCGATCCTGCTGGGTTCCTGGCTGGGCAAGCTGCTGGACGAGACGGGCATCGCGAGCACCCTGGTGCGGAAGATCGTGGAGTTCGGCGGTGACCGCCCCACGATCGTCGCGCTCGGCGTACTGGGCGTGTCGCTCCTCGTCGGCACGGTCACCGGCTCGGCACCGGCCGCCATGCTGGCCGGAATCATCGGCATCCCCGCGATGATCGCCGTGGGCATCCCCAAGATCACGGCAGCGGGCACGATCCTGATGGGCATCGCGGCGGGCATGCCGTTCGAGCTGCCGGTGTGGCAGTTCTTCTCCACCGCGCTGGACCTGCCGGTGCCGACGGTCCGGGGGTTCATGCTGAAGCTGTTCCCCTTCGCCCTCTTCTTCGCGGTGCTGTTCGTGCTCGTCGAGTCGCGCCGCAGGGGCGTCGAGCACACCTGGTCGCTCAGGTCGCCGGAGAAGCGGGCCAGCCGCTCGCGGCGGCTCGGCGACGCGCCCTGGTACGCGCTGCTCACGCCCGCCGTGCCGATGATCCTCGCGCTCGGCTTCGAGCTGGCGATCATCCCGTCCATGCTCGCCGGCGTGTTGTACGCGCTGTTCACCACGACACGCCCGCGCGAGATGAACGCCCGCCTGCTGCGTACGCTCTACGCCGCGTTCGACGTCGCCGCCGCCCCGATCGCCCTGTTCATCGCGATCGGCGTGCTGCTCACCGCCGTACAACTGCCAGGCGCCGTCGACGCGCTGGAGCCGCTGGTGGAGTCCGTCAGCCCGCAGAACCAGGTGCTGTTCGTGCTGCTGTTCACGGTGCTGGTGCCGCTCTGCCTGTACCGCGGCCCGCTCAACGTGTTCGGTCTCGGCGCCGGCATCGCCGGTGTCCTGATCGCCACCGGCATCTACCCCGCCATGGCCGTACTCGGCCTCACCACCTCGTACAACCAGGTGCTCGGCGTCGCCGACCCGACCAGCACGCAGACGGTGTGGAGCGCGCAGTACTCGGGCGTGTCGCCGCAGCAGGTGATGGTGCGGACGCTGCCGTACGTCTGGTGTGTCGCGCTCGGCGGACTGTGCGTCACCGCCGCGCTCTACCTCTGA